Proteins found in one Solitalea lacus genomic segment:
- a CDS encoding DUF1508 domain-containing protein: MLSEDYLKFTRYQNQPASEHEGFSVFFDEESGKHYFAMLDDDKTTVLFISEGYPNEEIRDNGIKSVMTNRDLDERYLVKSLEDGRYFLSMRAANNQEIARSNYFYSKAEAQALLPSERKMAKAALTAIESSSREDNYLHCADYEHKPKSNYADFVSFQHEANGQYYFALINTDNKVLLRSEGYATPQGRDNGIESVIKNKDTPERYSVRHFTSGARMVMLFAANRKEIGRSCPIDDDNTLFALFPLLAPLGMGLKIGTKEDDYLGCHEYTGYNADENEIARFEKNNQYYFAWYDGNGKVLLRSEGFETEQALKEELNLVLKYRNNESRYDAIEKAGYRIRVLKDETGREIGRTCPEKIVVVPPPPPPVAAPVPVPVPEPSAGFNWWWILLPLLLLAAFFWWRSCNKKAEEVAPPAPAVVPADTMKVDTMQQMTPKASTSEVRLGSILFDFDSAELMSDAVAQLDKLVSVLENNPNYTAELRAYTDAKGSVKYNVALSKRRAKAAKDYLLKKGIAVNRITADNFGKSNPIAKNHLPDGSDSEQGRHYNRRVEIRVLESGKDVNIVDSINVPSDLKE, from the coding sequence ATGCTATCAGAAGACTATCTAAAGTTTACTCGTTATCAAAATCAACCTGCTTCAGAGCATGAAGGGTTCTCTGTTTTTTTTGATGAGGAATCCGGTAAGCATTATTTCGCAATGCTTGATGATGATAAAACAACCGTATTATTTATTAGTGAAGGTTATCCTAATGAAGAAATCCGTGATAACGGGATTAAATCGGTAATGACTAATCGTGATTTGGATGAGCGATATTTGGTTAAATCGTTAGAAGATGGTCGTTACTTCTTGAGTATGAGGGCTGCGAACAATCAAGAGATTGCCCGCAGTAATTATTTCTACTCAAAGGCAGAAGCTCAAGCATTACTCCCCTCTGAACGTAAAATGGCAAAGGCTGCATTGACTGCAATTGAGTCATCCAGTAGAGAAGATAATTATTTACATTGTGCTGATTACGAACATAAGCCTAAATCAAATTATGCTGATTTTGTAAGCTTTCAGCATGAAGCAAACGGACAATACTATTTTGCATTAATAAACACAGATAACAAAGTTTTACTAAGAAGTGAAGGGTATGCCACACCACAGGGAAGGGATAATGGGATAGAGTCAGTTATTAAGAATAAGGATACTCCAGAACGCTATTCTGTTCGTCATTTTACAAGTGGAGCACGTATGGTAATGTTGTTTGCTGCAAATAGAAAGGAAATTGGCCGTAGTTGTCCAATTGATGATGATAATACATTGTTTGCATTGTTTCCATTGCTTGCACCTTTGGGTATGGGCTTAAAAATAGGTACGAAAGAAGATGACTATCTAGGCTGTCATGAATATACCGGATATAATGCAGATGAGAATGAAATAGCCCGTTTTGAAAAAAACAATCAATATTATTTTGCTTGGTATGACGGAAATGGGAAGGTTTTGCTTCGGTCAGAAGGATTTGAAACAGAGCAGGCTTTGAAGGAAGAACTTAATTTGGTGTTAAAGTACAGGAATAATGAAAGTAGGTATGATGCTATAGAAAAAGCAGGTTATAGAATTAGGGTGTTGAAAGATGAAACCGGAAGGGAAATTGGCCGCACTTGTCCTGAGAAAATAGTAGTGGTGCCACCTCCACCTCCTCCTGTAGCAGCTCCTGTTCCTGTTCCTGTGCCAGAACCTTCTGCTGGCTTTAACTGGTGGTGGATTTTGTTGCCATTGTTACTCTTAGCGGCATTCTTTTGGTGGAGAAGTTGCAATAAAAAAGCAGAGGAAGTGGCCCCTCCTGCGCCAGCTGTGGTTCCTGCTGATACAATGAAGGTTGATACGATGCAGCAAATGACTCCGAAAGCTTCAACCTCTGAAGTTAGGCTGGGATCCATTTTGTTTGACTTTGATAGCGCAGAATTAATGTCTGATGCGGTTGCACAACTCGATAAGTTGGTTAGTGTGCTTGAAAATAATCCAAATTATACAGCTGAATTGAGAGCCTACACTGATGCAAAAGGTAGTGTTAAGTATAATGTTGCTTTAAGCAAGCGAAGGGCAAAAGCTGCCAAGGATTATCTTTTGAAAAAAGGAATTGCTGTAAACAGGATAACGGCAGATAATTTTGGAAAAAGCAATCCGATTGCGAAAAATCACTTGCCAGATGGTTCAGATAGTGAGCAAGGTCGCCATTACAATAGGAGAGTGGAAATCAGAGTTCTTGAGAGTGGTAAAGATGTAAATATTGTTGATTCAATTAATGTACCATCTGACTTGAAAGAATAA
- a CDS encoding pirin family protein: protein MSNVGLIIEERPADIGNFLVGRLLPFRGKRMVGPYIFIDHMGPAALKDYQNLDVPPHPHIGLSTLTYLFEGAIMHRDSLGTEQEIKPGAVNWMTAGKGIVHSERTPQYLRNSEKNIHGLQIWVALPKDKESMEPAFQHIESEHLPAWKIGEVSFKLIAGEAFGYKSPVATYSKQFLLEIHSPVRQNLKIGQELFGEAGMYILEGSIENDGFTYEPKQILVAKEASLCEFTINADTTIYIFGGIPFEEERFIYWNFVSSSKETIELAKQKWLNQEFQPVPEETDFVPLPAEK, encoded by the coding sequence ATGTCAAACGTTGGATTAATCATAGAAGAGCGACCTGCCGACATTGGCAATTTCTTAGTGGGTAGATTGTTGCCTTTTAGAGGGAAAAGAATGGTGGGGCCTTACATTTTTATTGACCATATGGGCCCTGCCGCTTTAAAAGATTATCAAAACTTGGACGTTCCACCCCATCCACATATTGGCCTGTCAACTCTTACATACTTATTTGAAGGAGCCATAATGCATCGAGATAGTCTAGGAACTGAACAAGAAATTAAACCAGGGGCAGTTAACTGGATGACTGCAGGAAAGGGGATTGTTCATTCAGAGCGCACGCCTCAATATCTTCGTAACTCTGAGAAAAATATACATGGGTTACAAATATGGGTTGCACTACCTAAAGACAAGGAAAGCATGGAACCTGCCTTTCAGCATATTGAATCGGAACATCTGCCTGCATGGAAAATCGGAGAAGTTTCCTTTAAATTGATAGCAGGCGAAGCATTCGGATATAAATCTCCGGTGGCTACCTACAGCAAACAATTTTTATTAGAAATACATAGCCCTGTGCGCCAAAATTTAAAAATTGGCCAAGAATTATTTGGAGAAGCAGGCATGTATATTTTGGAAGGAAGCATTGAAAATGATGGTTTTACATATGAGCCTAAACAAATTTTAGTGGCAAAGGAAGCCTCTCTGTGTGAATTCACCATCAATGCTGATACAACTATTTACATTTTTGGAGGCATTCCTTTTGAAGAAGAGCGTTTTATTTACTGGAACTTTGTTTCATCAAGTAAAGAAACTATAGAACTCGCCAAACAGAAATGGCTTAACCAAGAATTCCAACCGGTACCTGAAGAAACTGACTTTGTTCCATTGCCTGCAGAAAAATAA
- a CDS encoding asparaginase, which produces MTNILIIYTGGTIGMVNDPKTGALKPFNFSHITGNVPELKRLNYNFAVHSFNPTLDSSNMTPEIWVELAIIIEDNYSRYDGFVVLHGSDTMAYSASALSYALENLAKPVVFTGSQLPIGEIRTDAKENLLTALEIAAAKREDGKAMVPEVCIYFDYMLYRGNRSTKFDSEKFQAFTSTNYHPLAEAGIRLKYNEKYILPHTEKPLKVYKYFDTSVGSLKLFPGMDPRFVSGVLSTPGLRAVIMEAFGSGNASTNPAFLTVLRDAINRGVIILDISQCMGGTVTLGHYETSDELSAMGILSGYDMTYEAAITKLMFVMAQNIPLDEQKKMLTTSIRGELTKLNGQR; this is translated from the coding sequence ATGACCAATATTCTGATAATATATACCGGTGGTACAATTGGAATGGTAAATGACCCCAAAACCGGGGCCCTTAAACCTTTCAATTTTTCGCATATTACCGGAAATGTACCTGAGCTGAAACGGCTGAACTATAATTTCGCAGTGCATTCGTTTAACCCAACTCTCGACTCTTCGAACATGACACCTGAGATTTGGGTAGAGCTTGCCATAATCATTGAAGATAATTATAGTAGGTATGATGGCTTTGTGGTACTTCATGGATCAGATACAATGGCCTATTCAGCTTCTGCGCTAAGTTATGCATTGGAGAATTTGGCCAAACCTGTAGTTTTTACCGGATCCCAATTACCGATTGGTGAAATTAGGACGGATGCAAAAGAAAACTTGTTAACCGCCCTCGAAATTGCTGCAGCCAAACGTGAAGACGGCAAGGCAATGGTACCTGAAGTATGTATCTACTTTGATTATATGCTTTATCGGGGCAATCGTTCAACAAAATTTGACTCTGAAAAATTCCAGGCCTTTACCTCAACCAATTACCATCCCCTGGCAGAGGCTGGCATACGCTTGAAATACAACGAGAAATATATTCTCCCTCACACTGAAAAACCTTTAAAAGTTTACAAATACTTTGACACGTCTGTGGGTTCGCTGAAACTATTCCCAGGCATGGATCCACGATTTGTAAGTGGAGTTTTAAGCACCCCTGGACTCCGGGCTGTCATAATGGAGGCCTTCGGATCAGGCAATGCAAGTACCAATCCTGCTTTTTTAACTGTTTTACGAGACGCAATCAACAGAGGTGTCATCATTTTGGATATTTCCCAATGCATGGGTGGCACCGTTACTTTGGGGCATTATGAAACCAGCGATGAATTATCTGCAATGGGAATTTTAAGCGGTTATGATATGACATATGAGGCTGCTATCACTAAACTAATGTTTGTTATGGCGCAGAACATCCCACTCGATGAACAAAAGAAGATGCTTACTACCTCAATAAGAGGCGAGCTCACCAAATTGAACGGACAGAGATAA
- a CDS encoding TatD family hydrolase — translation MILTDTHTHQYYSPEDASERAQAIQRAFDNGVSRLFLPNVDSATIPQVFQLATQFPSNCFPMLGLHPCSVKDDFELELHHIRTAIDSNRIYAIGEIGIDLYWDKTHIEQQKQAFKTQIHWAKDLNLPIVIHCRDAFDEILEILEQEKDEKLRGIFHCFTGTIEQAKHVIDLNFYLGIGGVVTYKNAGLDKVVQQVDPKHIVLETDSPYLTPVPFRGKPNESSYLVHVAQKVADLHQMEIEKLAKITTENSKSIFGV, via the coding sequence ATGATCCTTACCGACACCCATACTCATCAATACTATTCACCTGAAGACGCATCAGAAAGAGCCCAAGCTATTCAACGTGCATTTGACAATGGTGTATCTCGTTTGTTTTTACCCAATGTTGACAGTGCTACCATTCCTCAAGTATTTCAATTAGCTACTCAATTCCCATCTAATTGTTTTCCTATGCTTGGATTACATCCATGCTCAGTTAAAGATGATTTTGAGTTGGAACTCCACCATATCCGAACTGCAATTGACTCTAATAGAATATATGCAATAGGCGAAATCGGAATCGACCTTTATTGGGATAAAACCCATATTGAACAGCAAAAGCAAGCTTTCAAAACACAAATTCATTGGGCTAAAGATTTAAACCTACCGATCGTTATTCATTGCCGGGATGCGTTCGATGAAATTTTGGAAATACTGGAACAAGAAAAAGACGAAAAACTCCGGGGAATCTTCCATTGTTTTACAGGCACAATTGAGCAAGCAAAGCATGTTATTGACTTGAATTTCTATTTAGGTATTGGCGGAGTGGTTACTTATAAAAACGCCGGACTCGACAAAGTGGTTCAACAAGTCGACCCAAAACACATCGTTCTAGAAACTGATTCTCCATACTTAACGCCGGTGCCGTTTAGAGGAAAACCCAATGAAAGCAGCTACCTGGTTCATGTTGCACAAAAAGTGGCCGACTTGCACCAAATGGAAATTGAAAAATTGGCAAAAATAACCACTGAAAATTCTAAATCTATTTTTGGAGTTTAA
- a CDS encoding FKBP-type peptidyl-prolyl cis-trans isomerase → MKVKFAVVAVALAGVLFACNKDGYKKDDSGLLYKIYTENKGEKIKEGDFVKVNLIYKTDSDSVLLNTYKGRGPLELIIQPSMFKGDMMHAFKLLTKGDSASFKILADSIFSPKLGMQQMPPFIKSGSYLTFTVKIEDVKTKVSMESDANKAMDKFQATSKLAYTKTASGLRYHISTPAPTGTPIKVGDTVKVHYTGKLLDGTKFDSSVDRGQPFELPVQKGMVIDGWVEALQLLKKGESATFVIPAKLAYGEMGNGPIPPNSPLVFDLQVIDVKPAKAPTAAK, encoded by the coding sequence ATGAAAGTAAAATTTGCAGTAGTAGCAGTAGCCCTAGCCGGTGTGCTGTTTGCTTGTAACAAAGACGGTTACAAGAAAGATGATTCGGGCTTATTGTACAAAATATATACCGAAAATAAAGGCGAAAAAATTAAAGAAGGAGACTTTGTAAAAGTAAACTTAATTTATAAAACCGATAGTGATTCAGTATTATTAAATACCTATAAGGGTCGTGGTCCGCTTGAATTAATCATTCAGCCATCAATGTTTAAAGGAGATATGATGCATGCCTTTAAATTACTTACCAAAGGAGATAGTGCTTCCTTCAAAATATTAGCTGATTCTATTTTCTCTCCAAAGCTTGGAATGCAGCAAATGCCTCCATTTATTAAGTCTGGCAGCTATTTAACGTTTACAGTTAAGATTGAAGATGTTAAAACTAAAGTTTCAATGGAATCTGATGCGAATAAAGCAATGGACAAATTCCAAGCGACTAGCAAATTAGCCTACACAAAAACTGCATCGGGTTTGCGTTACCATATCAGCACCCCTGCTCCTACAGGAACACCTATCAAAGTAGGCGATACTGTTAAAGTTCATTATACGGGCAAATTATTAGACGGAACTAAATTTGATTCATCAGTTGATCGCGGTCAGCCATTTGAATTACCAGTTCAAAAAGGAATGGTAATTGACGGTTGGGTTGAAGCTTTACAATTATTGAAAAAAGGTGAATCCGCAACATTTGTAATTCCTGCCAAATTGGCTTATGGCGAAATGGGCAATGGTCCAATTCCTCCAAACAGTCCATTAGTGTTTGATTTACAAGTTATTGATGTAAAACCTGCAAAAGCTCCAACAGCAGCAAAATAA
- a CDS encoding DHH family phosphoesterase, giving the protein MQAITDLKPLLQTPKNIVITTHPKPDGDAMGSSLGLYHYLLLKGHNVHVITPTDYPFFLHWLPGNGEVLVYTEKQAEAEKLIADADFIFCLDFNGLRRINGMGDVIGASLAQKVMIDHHLEPEGFDNFRLWNAAACATAELVYDFMVQMGDKHLLNKQIASCLYCGIMTDSGSFRFNSVTSHVHKVVADLIEAGADNSRIHELVYDTYSENRTRFLGYCLKDKLQVFPEFRTALIALTQQDLAKYEVTSGDTEGIVNYALSINNIKFAVIIIDRAEIVKLSLRSKGEFPANEVAKKYFEGGGHHNAAGGQSNLSLEATVEKFISILPEYKELLNV; this is encoded by the coding sequence ATGCAAGCGATTACGGATTTAAAGCCGCTTTTACAAACCCCTAAAAACATTGTTATTACCACTCACCCTAAACCTGATGGCGATGCAATGGGATCATCTTTAGGCTTGTATCATTATTTGCTGCTTAAAGGTCACAATGTGCATGTAATTACGCCCACTGATTATCCATTCTTTTTACATTGGCTACCGGGCAATGGGGAGGTGTTGGTTTATACTGAAAAGCAAGCCGAAGCTGAAAAATTAATAGCTGATGCAGATTTTATTTTCTGCCTAGATTTTAACGGCCTACGCAGGATAAATGGCATGGGGGATGTTATAGGTGCCTCCTTGGCGCAAAAAGTAATGATCGACCACCACTTAGAGCCGGAAGGGTTTGACAATTTCCGTTTATGGAATGCAGCTGCTTGTGCAACCGCTGAACTGGTATATGATTTTATGGTACAAATGGGCGACAAGCATTTACTAAACAAGCAAATTGCTTCTTGCTTATATTGTGGAATAATGACAGACTCTGGTTCTTTCCGTTTTAACTCAGTAACTTCACATGTTCATAAGGTTGTTGCTGATTTAATAGAAGCGGGAGCAGACAACTCACGTATCCATGAGTTGGTTTATGATACTTATTCTGAAAATAGAACTCGCTTTTTAGGTTATTGTTTAAAAGACAAATTACAGGTTTTCCCTGAATTCAGAACAGCTCTCATCGCACTAACTCAACAAGATTTAGCCAAATATGAAGTTACTTCCGGAGATACGGAGGGAATCGTAAATTACGCACTTTCAATCAATAACATTAAATTCGCAGTCATTATTATTGACAGGGCCGAAATAGTGAAATTATCTTTACGCTCAAAGGGTGAGTTTCCGGCAAACGAAGTGGCAAAAAAGTACTTTGAAGGAGGGGGACATCATAATGCAGCAGGTGGTCAATCGAACCTGTCACTAGAGGCAACTGTAGAAAAGTTTATTTCCATATTGCCAGAATATAAAGAATTGTTGAACGTTTAA
- a CDS encoding FKBP-type peptidyl-prolyl cis-trans isomerase encodes MMSVKKIAAVLVAASLSSIAFTTGFLQTKRGLYYKILKTSTSPQKVKIKQGDYVKFHLVYKTDKDSVLQSTYKLKQPIETTVKLDTLMDKAQVMDALTLLAKGDSATFKISSAHLFKGAPTDAQRPSFLGANRFLCYTIKVIDVKTPQQLAAEAKAAAAKRKATEDKAIADYALTNKLLLKNTISGLRYSILNIGEGEKAKAGDTISVHYTGKLLNGKKFDSSYDRNQPIEFVVGQKMVIAGWDEGLQLLKKGEKAILVIPSGLAYGERAMGADIPANSILAFDVELIDIKPKK; translated from the coding sequence ATGATGTCTGTAAAAAAAATCGCAGCCGTTTTGGTTGCCGCTAGCCTTAGTTCTATTGCGTTCACTACTGGTTTTTTGCAAACCAAACGTGGCTTATACTATAAAATACTAAAAACATCCACCTCTCCGCAAAAGGTAAAAATTAAACAAGGTGATTACGTAAAGTTTCATTTGGTCTATAAAACCGACAAAGACTCGGTTTTGCAGAGCACTTACAAACTGAAACAGCCTATAGAAACAACTGTTAAACTTGACACATTAATGGACAAGGCCCAAGTGATGGACGCTCTTACTTTGCTTGCTAAAGGAGACAGTGCAACTTTTAAAATAAGCAGCGCCCATTTATTTAAAGGAGCTCCGACAGACGCACAACGTCCTTCATTCTTAGGGGCTAACCGATTCTTATGTTATACAATTAAAGTTATTGATGTAAAAACACCACAGCAATTAGCTGCTGAAGCTAAGGCTGCGGCCGCAAAACGTAAAGCAACAGAAGACAAAGCCATTGCTGACTACGCGCTGACAAACAAACTTCTATTAAAAAACACAATATCCGGACTTCGATACTCTATTCTTAATATAGGCGAAGGAGAGAAAGCCAAAGCTGGAGACACGATCAGTGTACATTATACAGGCAAATTATTAAATGGCAAGAAATTCGACTCTTCGTATGATCGAAACCAGCCTATTGAGTTTGTGGTAGGACAAAAAATGGTAATTGCGGGTTGGGATGAAGGTTTACAATTACTAAAAAAAGGAGAAAAAGCAATTTTGGTAATACCTTCAGGTTTAGCTTATGGTGAAAGAGCCATGGGAGCAGATATACCGGCTAATAGTATTTTAGCTTTTGATGTAGAATTAATAGATATAAAGCCTAAAAAATAG
- a CDS encoding nucleoside-diphosphate kinase → MATNRTFTMIKPDAVANGHSGAILDRMIKAGYKVVALKYTKLSAETAGQFYAIHSERPFYNDLVSFMSSGPIYAAILEKDNAVEDFRKFIGATDPAKADAGTIRADFAKSIDANAIHGSDSDENAAIEGNFFFSSFERF, encoded by the coding sequence ATGGCTACAAACAGAACCTTCACAATGATTAAGCCTGATGCAGTGGCAAATGGCCATTCAGGCGCTATTTTAGATCGCATGATTAAAGCAGGCTATAAAGTTGTTGCGTTAAAATACACTAAATTATCAGCGGAAACTGCAGGACAGTTTTATGCCATTCACAGTGAGCGACCTTTTTACAATGATTTAGTAAGCTTCATGTCTTCAGGTCCGATTTACGCGGCTATTTTAGAGAAGGATAACGCAGTAGAGGATTTTCGTAAATTTATCGGTGCTACTGATCCAGCAAAAGCTGATGCAGGTACTATCCGTGCTGACTTTGCAAAATCTATTGATGCAAATGCAATTCATGGTTCTGATTCAGATGAAAACGCTGCTATTGAAGGCAACTTCTTCTTCTCAAGCTTTGAGCGTTTCTAA
- the arsC gene encoding arsenate reductase (glutaredoxin) (This arsenate reductase requires both glutathione and glutaredoxin to convert arsenate to arsenite, after which the efflux transporter formed by ArsA and ArsB can extrude the arsenite from the cell, providing resistance.), translating into MKILHNPRCSTSRNVLKTLEEKGLQIEIIKYIDNKLDFDQLKGIIELIGIKPIELVRTKEELWKEQFAGKSLSDDEIIKAMIDFPQLMERPVIIDGNKAVIGRPIEKVIEFIK; encoded by the coding sequence ATGAAAATATTACATAACCCTCGTTGCAGCACCAGCAGGAATGTTCTGAAAACCTTGGAAGAAAAAGGACTGCAGATAGAAATTATCAAATACATTGATAATAAACTTGACTTTGATCAGCTAAAAGGAATTATCGAACTAATTGGCATTAAACCAATTGAGCTGGTTCGCACGAAAGAAGAATTATGGAAAGAGCAGTTTGCAGGAAAAAGTCTTTCTGATGATGAAATAATTAAAGCGATGATTGATTTCCCGCAATTAATGGAGCGCCCGGTAATTATTGATGGTAACAAAGCAGTAATTGGGCGTCCAATAGAAAAGGTTATTGAATTTATAAAGTAA
- a CDS encoding DUF721 domain-containing protein: protein MFKKSNEQSLKEAIELLLNTYKLKDKYNEVNIVQSWSDIMGPMVANRTSELFIRNRKLFVRLDSAALRHELTRAKDKIVEVVNDRTGSKLIDDVVFL, encoded by the coding sequence ATGTTTAAAAAATCAAACGAACAAAGTCTTAAAGAAGCAATAGAGCTATTGCTTAACACCTATAAACTGAAGGATAAATACAATGAAGTGAACATTGTGCAATCCTGGTCCGATATTATGGGCCCAATGGTGGCTAACAGAACTTCTGAACTATTTATTCGGAACCGTAAGCTATTTGTTCGGCTCGACTCAGCCGCGCTTCGCCATGAACTTACCCGTGCAAAAGATAAAATTGTTGAAGTTGTAAACGACAGAACTGGAAGCAAGCTGATTGATGATGTTGTTTTCTTATAG